The Candidatus Nanopelagicus abundans genome includes a region encoding these proteins:
- a CDS encoding FKBP-type peptidyl-prolyl cis-trans isomerase: MRKTHKLALAILPIFLITACSTDGGVDSMTNQGQSPSALPKVGGTKGSKPSITAPSGQAPATLLSEDIFIGSGKEAIATSTLEVHYTLMAWGTGQVVESSWDRGQTATFPLSGVIAGWQQGIPGMKEGGRRLLVIPPDLGYGAQGSAGGIAPNETLIFVVDLVSVI, from the coding sequence GTGCGAAAAACCCATAAATTAGCTCTAGCGATTCTTCCTATTTTTCTAATTACTGCCTGCTCAACCGACGGAGGCGTGGATTCAATGACCAATCAAGGACAATCACCATCAGCTCTTCCAAAAGTAGGTGGTACTAAAGGAAGCAAACCGAGCATCACTGCGCCATCTGGTCAAGCTCCAGCAACCTTGCTTTCAGAGGATATCTTTATTGGAAGTGGCAAAGAAGCTATTGCAACTTCAACTCTTGAAGTTCATTACACATTAATGGCTTGGGGAACCGGACAAGTGGTTGAGTCATCTTGGGATCGCGGACAGACTGCAACATTTCCACTAAGTGGTGTTATTGCTGGTTGGCAACAAGGAATACCAGGAATGAAAGAGGGTGGGCGAAGATTATTAGTTATCCCACCTGATCTTGGTTACGGAGCACAGGGTTCTGCCGGTGGAATTGCACCGAATGAAACTTTAATCTTTGTTGTAGATCTTGTATCTGTAATTTAA
- a CDS encoding helix-turn-helix transcriptional regulator, whose product MSAQKTERLINLTLALLATKRYLTKSEIFKAVAGYSGSPETMERMFERDKDELRSLGIEIEVKGIDPLFEDEQGYLIRSETFQLSENEFSKEELLYLTMAANLWHDSALGGDSKAALLKIQSLSGPIESDAVNTPAVRDSESAALLSSAFEAVDTEQLIKFGYKGKERTAQPFGLYTRDGFWYLVAREEAEIKSFKLLRIEGKIVKEGKAGSFKKPPEFDLIKFLSNSRSEQEMQAQVLVRKEQVHVLRSKYSTKEINEEWDLMLIPYIYEQEIIETILWYGTNIIVDSPASLRSEVISRLKVIANG is encoded by the coding sequence ATGAGCGCCCAAAAAACAGAGCGATTAATAAATTTAACCTTGGCCTTACTTGCTACAAAGCGCTATCTGACCAAGTCTGAGATTTTTAAAGCCGTCGCAGGTTACAGCGGCTCACCAGAAACTATGGAAAGAATGTTTGAACGAGATAAGGATGAGCTTAGAAGCTTAGGAATTGAAATTGAAGTTAAGGGAATAGATCCGCTTTTTGAAGATGAACAAGGATATTTAATTAGAAGTGAAACATTTCAACTTAGTGAGAATGAATTTAGTAAAGAAGAGTTACTTTATTTAACTATGGCAGCAAATTTATGGCATGACTCAGCTCTTGGGGGTGATTCCAAGGCGGCCCTTCTTAAAATTCAGTCTTTAAGTGGCCCGATCGAAAGTGATGCTGTAAATACACCAGCCGTTAGAGATAGTGAAAGTGCTGCGCTTCTTTCATCAGCTTTTGAGGCAGTTGATACTGAGCAACTAATAAAATTTGGCTACAAAGGCAAAGAGCGTACCGCTCAACCATTTGGACTTTATACGAGAGATGGATTTTGGTATTTAGTTGCCCGTGAAGAGGCTGAAATAAAGTCATTTAAATTATTGCGTATCGAAGGAAAAATAGTTAAAGAAGGTAAAGCTGGTTCTTTTAAGAAACCACCTGAATTTGATTTAATCAAGTTTTTATCAAACTCTAGGTCTGAACAAGAAATGCAGGCGCAGGTTTTAGTAAGAAAAGAGCAGGTTCATGTTTTACGAAGTAAATACTCGACTAAAGAAATTAATGAAGAGTGGGATTTAATGTTAATTCCATATATTTACGAACAAGAGATTATTGAAACTATTTTATGGTATGGAACAAATATTATTGTGGACAGTCCGGCTAGTCTGCGAAGTGAAGTTATATCAAGGCTTAAGGTGATTGCAAATGGTTGA
- a CDS encoding helix-turn-helix transcriptional regulator, whose translation MVDNAANRALRTMDLIPYILENPGVSIIKLAKQFSVTEKQIESDLQLVFMCGLPGYTPYELIDLIFEDGVVSIIDPQVLDKPRRFTKSELVVIALGLQLLGELSASDSARLSKIKLLSNKITQLGGSNSIIFAPSSSKSPFVEVISKAITNKKSLTMQYQSLVKDEVSIRTVFPHNLYFMNGNLYLSAMDLAAKADRVFKVELIKTCEVGDDISSEVVNDSNSTLEVVLDVQKTYKNFIERNSSIITAVEEQKNCFRVHLKLSNLEWLKRSILSNSPGIKVISPSLLAKEVATLATSLLASYQAVKPI comes from the coding sequence ATGGTTGATAATGCAGCAAATCGCGCTTTGCGCACAATGGATTTGATCCCATATATTTTAGAAAATCCCGGAGTGTCAATTATAAAACTTGCTAAGCAATTCTCTGTTACCGAAAAGCAGATTGAAAGTGATTTACAGCTTGTGTTTATGTGTGGACTGCCAGGCTATACGCCATATGAGTTAATAGATTTAATCTTTGAAGACGGAGTAGTCTCAATAATTGATCCACAGGTACTTGATAAGCCAAGGCGTTTTACTAAAAGTGAATTAGTTGTAATAGCACTTGGCTTACAGTTATTAGGTGAACTAAGTGCTTCTGATAGTGCAAGGTTAAGTAAGATCAAATTGCTGTCAAATAAAATCACCCAACTTGGGGGTAGTAATTCGATTATTTTTGCCCCAAGTAGTAGTAAGTCACCTTTTGTGGAAGTAATATCAAAGGCAATAACTAATAAAAAGAGCTTAACTATGCAGTATCAATCATTAGTTAAAGATGAAGTTAGTATAAGAACGGTTTTCCCTCATAATCTTTATTTTATGAATGGAAATCTATATTTATCAGCTATGGATTTAGCCGCCAAGGCTGATCGGGTATTTAAAGTGGAATTGATTAAGACCTGTGAGGTTGGGGATGATATTAGTAGTGAGGTTGTTAATGATAGTAATTCAACTCTAGAGGTAGTTTTGGATGTGCAGAAAACCTATAAAAATTTTATCGAGCGAAACTCTTCAATTATCACTGCTGTCGAAGAACAAAAGAATTGTTTTAGAGTTCACTTAAAGTTGAGCAATTTAGAATGGCTTAAACGCAGTATTCTCAGTAATTCACCTGGAATTAAGGTGATTTCGCCATCTTTATTAGCCAAAGAGGTAGCTACGTTGGCGACCTCTCTTCTAGCCTCATACCAGGCAGTGAAACCAATCTAG
- the tatC gene encoding twin-arginine translocase subunit TatC: protein MSNRRGGKMPLLDHLREFRTRLIKSSLAVVSGAAIGWFLYQPIIRLLTLPFCDLGSSSSPTTGQCGDLYVNGILGPFNLHVKIALLSGIIFAAPIWIYQLWAFITPALHKTERRVTLAFAAVATPLFASGSYLAYLILPHAVDVLLGFTPNNLGNLVRFDEYLDFVLRLILIFGIAFILPLFLVALNLLGVVSGQAILKPWRVAVFLCFLFTAIFTPTPDPITMTLLAIPLCLLYFASGLFALLIDRRRSSSKTDLGTSASPIDKPEKI, encoded by the coding sequence ATGAGTAATCGCCGTGGCGGCAAAATGCCACTGCTTGATCATCTTCGCGAGTTTCGTACTCGGTTAATAAAATCTTCTCTAGCTGTTGTATCTGGTGCCGCTATCGGATGGTTTTTGTATCAACCAATTATTAGATTATTAACATTGCCATTCTGTGACTTAGGCAGCTCATCTTCACCAACTACAGGTCAATGCGGTGATCTTTATGTTAATGGAATTCTGGGTCCGTTTAACCTACATGTAAAAATTGCACTTTTATCTGGAATCATATTTGCTGCTCCAATCTGGATTTATCAGCTTTGGGCATTTATTACTCCTGCTTTACATAAAACAGAGCGAAGAGTTACATTAGCATTTGCAGCAGTTGCCACACCACTATTCGCTAGTGGTTCATATTTAGCTTATTTAATATTGCCACACGCAGTCGACGTACTACTTGGTTTTACGCCAAATAATCTGGGAAATTTAGTGCGCTTTGATGAATATCTAGATTTTGTATTGCGATTGATTTTAATATTTGGAATCGCATTTATACTCCCGTTATTTTTAGTTGCTTTAAATTTACTAGGAGTAGTATCAGGTCAAGCGATACTCAAGCCCTGGCGTGTAGCAGTATTTCTTTGCTTTCTGTTTACCGCAATATTTACTCCAACTCCAGACCCAATAACCATGACCTTATTAGCAATCCCACTTTGCTTGCTCTACTTTGCTAGTGGCTTATTTGCACTACTTATTGATCGCCGCCGTAGTAGTAGTAAAACTGACTTAGGTACAAGCGCATCACCAATTGATAAGCCTGAAAAAATCTAA
- a CDS encoding diacylglycerol/lipid kinase family protein, protein MWLLVANETAGKGKALQLANQFTDLLSQANQEFTLINEKSYEKTIEKLKAELSTNFYSKLIAVGGDGLVNLCLQHLAQSGLTLGVIPAGTGNDFARAVGLNKMSMNELFNLFTRTDPIKIDLGHVKSSTAEKWFVQVLSTGFDAEVNSRANKIKWPRGKSKYTISTVRTLARFKPINYKIDIDSRKFDQSAMLFTIANGETYGGGMRICPGASNSDGFFEILLVRPVSRFVLLTIFPKVFKGNHIPHQKIDTYRAKVVTISAPTSAYADGEYVAHLPITVTNVGNALSTWLAP, encoded by the coding sequence ATGTGGCTTCTTGTTGCAAATGAAACTGCAGGGAAAGGAAAGGCGCTTCAATTAGCTAATCAGTTTACTGATTTATTGAGCCAAGCAAATCAGGAATTTACGTTAATAAATGAAAAAAGTTACGAGAAAACCATTGAAAAATTAAAAGCGGAACTATCTACTAACTTCTACAGTAAATTGATCGCAGTTGGAGGAGATGGCTTAGTAAATCTTTGCCTTCAGCACCTTGCCCAGTCAGGCCTTACTCTTGGGGTAATTCCAGCCGGTACGGGAAATGATTTTGCTAGGGCCGTTGGTTTAAATAAAATGAGCATGAATGAATTATTTAATCTTTTTACAAGAACAGATCCCATAAAAATTGATTTAGGTCATGTTAAATCAAGCACAGCTGAGAAGTGGTTTGTTCAAGTATTAAGTACTGGTTTTGATGCAGAAGTTAATTCTCGAGCAAATAAAATTAAATGGCCTAGGGGTAAATCCAAATACACAATTTCTACAGTAAGAACTCTTGCAAGATTTAAGCCTATTAATTATAAGATAGATATAGATTCAAGAAAATTTGATCAGTCTGCCATGTTATTCACAATTGCAAATGGTGAAACATATGGTGGGGGAATGAGGATCTGTCCTGGTGCATCAAACTCAGACGGTTTTTTTGAAATACTTTTAGTAAGGCCAGTTTCGAGATTTGTTTTACTTACTATTTTCCCAAAGGTATTTAAAGGCAATCACATCCCGCACCAAAAAATTGATACATACCGAGCTAAGGTAGTAACAATTTCAGCACCCACATCTGCTTATGCAGATGGCGAGTATGTTGCTCATTTACCAATAACTGTGACTAATGTTGGCAATGCACTATCTACTTGGCTTGCGCCATGA
- a CDS encoding DEAD/DEAH box helicase: protein MTLTPSQNYARTKSLGKFPKTRKFAESFPFELDPFQVEACHALESGKGVLVAAPTGAGKTIVGEFAVDLVIGSGGKCFYTTPIKALSNQKFAELTEKYGESKVGLLTGDTSINSEAQIVIMTTEVLRNMIYANSSTINELKYVVMDEVHYLADKFRGAVWEEILIHLSDAVQVISLSATVSNAEEFGEWLQTVRGDTEVIVSEIRPVPLYQHVLFGNRLLDLFGENLKLNPELTRLERDSYRQVRGNWRDKPKGPKPLTRSEIVEKLDREGLLPAITFIFSRNNCDAAVRQCLAAGLRLTNSQEKTEIRSVISRNMKNLAEEDLVVLGYYEWADALERGIAAHHAGLLPAFKVTVEELFQRGLVKAVFATETLALGINMPARTVVLEKLSKWNGEGHVAVSPGEYTQLTGRAGRRGIDIEGNAVILWSNDLDSTSVGGLASTRTYPLKSSFKPTYNMSINLISQFGSERARTSLESSLAQFQADKAVVGLAKQIRKNESVRDGLYSEAKCHLGNFMEYAQMRGDIKKLETDSKRSKRKRAEIEEEIGAIRKRMKNHICHTCPDRENHSRITERAQRLQREIDGLTERINTRTNVIAKRFDRIKVILDKFGYINNDAIAKSGKMLAKIYGETDLLIAESIQSGVFNNLSPADLVSVISSCIYESRNEEAAKVPRGDIQIALAAISKIYSKIHDAESDLNLEPMRAPDFGFCWASHKWASGQSLTSILKGTDLTVGDFVRSMKQIIDLLRQLRSAAPELQIIIDQALTKIDRGVIAYAGAAV, encoded by the coding sequence ATGACCTTAACTCCATCTCAAAATTATGCTAGAACTAAATCATTAGGAAAATTTCCTAAGACACGAAAATTTGCTGAATCTTTTCCATTTGAGCTTGATCCGTTTCAGGTTGAGGCTTGTCACGCATTAGAGAGCGGAAAAGGTGTTTTAGTTGCTGCCCCAACCGGAGCTGGTAAAACGATAGTTGGGGAATTTGCTGTTGATTTAGTTATTGGCTCTGGCGGAAAATGTTTTTATACAACACCCATAAAAGCGTTATCTAATCAAAAATTTGCTGAATTAACAGAAAAATATGGCGAATCAAAAGTGGGCTTATTAACTGGTGATACTTCAATAAATTCAGAGGCACAAATTGTGATTATGACGACTGAAGTCTTAAGAAACATGATTTATGCAAATTCATCGACAATAAATGAACTCAAATATGTTGTTATGGATGAGGTGCACTATCTAGCAGATAAGTTTCGTGGTGCGGTATGGGAGGAGATTCTTATTCATCTTTCCGATGCGGTTCAAGTAATTTCACTTTCGGCTACAGTTTCAAATGCCGAGGAATTTGGCGAGTGGTTACAAACAGTACGAGGTGATACTGAGGTAATTGTTAGTGAAATAAGACCAGTTCCTTTATATCAGCATGTTTTGTTTGGTAACCGGCTACTTGATCTATTTGGTGAAAACCTTAAACTCAATCCAGAGTTGACCAGATTAGAGAGAGATTCTTATCGCCAAGTTAGAGGCAATTGGCGAGATAAACCAAAGGGTCCGAAACCGTTAACCCGCTCTGAAATTGTTGAAAAGTTGGACCGGGAAGGCTTACTACCTGCAATTACTTTTATATTCTCTAGAAACAATTGTGATGCTGCAGTTAGACAATGTCTTGCAGCTGGTCTTCGATTAACTAATTCACAGGAAAAAACTGAAATTAGATCTGTTATTTCTCGTAATATGAAAAATCTGGCGGAAGAGGATTTAGTTGTTCTTGGATATTATGAATGGGCAGATGCACTTGAACGCGGAATTGCTGCACACCATGCGGGATTACTCCCGGCATTTAAAGTTACCGTTGAAGAATTATTTCAAAGAGGTTTAGTAAAAGCAGTATTTGCCACAGAAACCTTAGCTCTTGGAATTAATATGCCAGCAAGAACAGTTGTTTTAGAGAAGCTAAGTAAATGGAATGGTGAAGGTCATGTAGCAGTCTCACCTGGGGAATACACCCAGCTAACTGGCCGAGCAGGCCGTCGTGGTATTGATATTGAAGGAAATGCTGTAATTCTTTGGAGTAATGATTTAGATTCAACATCTGTTGGCGGTCTTGCATCGACTCGTACCTATCCGTTAAAAAGTTCCTTTAAACCTACATATAACATGAGTATAAATTTGATATCTCAATTTGGATCAGAGCGAGCTAGAACTTCCTTGGAATCTTCACTTGCTCAGTTTCAAGCTGATAAGGCTGTCGTTGGGTTAGCAAAGCAAATTCGAAAAAATGAGAGTGTAAGAGATGGTTTATATTCAGAAGCAAAGTGTCATCTAGGTAATTTTATGGAGTATGCCCAGATGCGTGGGGACATTAAGAAATTAGAGACTGATAGTAAGCGAAGCAAACGCAAACGTGCTGAAATAGAGGAAGAAATTGGTGCGATCCGTAAGCGAATGAAAAATCATATATGCCATACATGTCCTGATCGTGAAAATCATTCTAGGATTACTGAGCGAGCACAGCGACTACAGCGTGAAATCGACGGATTAACTGAACGAATTAATACTCGAACAAATGTGATTGCAAAAAGGTTTGACAGGATTAAAGTCATACTAGATAAGTTTGGTTATATAAATAATGATGCTATTGCAAAATCTGGAAAGATGCTTGCAAAGATTTATGGCGAAACTGATTTGCTAATTGCTGAGTCAATTCAATCTGGAGTCTTTAACAATCTATCACCAGCAGATTTAGTTTCAGTTATATCATCTTGCATATACGAGTCTCGAAATGAGGAGGCGGCAAAAGTGCCAAGGGGTGATATTCAAATCGCTTTGGCAGCTATTTCTAAGATATATTCAAAAATTCATGATGCCGAAAGTGATTTAAACCTAGAACCTATGCGGGCGCCAGATTTTGGGTTTTGTTGGGCTTCTCATAAGTGGGCGAGTGGCCAGTCTTTAACTTCTATTTTAAAAGGAACTGATTTAACTGTTGGCGATTTTGTAAGATCTATGAAGCAAATAATTGATTTACTCAGACAATTACGTTCTGCTGCACCCGAACTTCAAATAATTATTGATCAGGCACTAACCAAAATTGACCGCGGTGTTATTGCCTACGCTGGAGCAGCAGTATGA
- a CDS encoding 5'-3' exonuclease, whose protein sequence is MTLMLLDSASLWYRAYFGMPDTLVSPTGQPVNAIRGYLDMTSRLLVKYQPNRIVACLEGDWRPSWRVELFPDYKLNRLDEEGAEEEPDTLGSQIPILLDVLDALGIPLLGVDDYEADDLMATFSVKQPGPVRIVTGDRDLFQLADDKRDVKIVYLAKGISNHDLVDLKWIQDKYQIPGDRYALFAMIRGDSSDGLPGIKGIGEKGAMVIANLFKTMPEVMQAAAGADERLSANIRKKLLESSQYAAIAPKLVGCALDVAIPEMEISMPIKPKSLEKIIKLKDEFGLGASIDRIMSALNWV, encoded by the coding sequence ATGACTCTAATGCTGTTAGATAGTGCCTCACTTTGGTATCGTGCATATTTCGGGATGCCAGACACTTTAGTTTCTCCAACTGGGCAACCAGTAAATGCAATTCGTGGATATTTAGATATGACCTCGCGACTACTAGTTAAATACCAACCAAATCGAATAGTTGCATGTTTAGAGGGTGACTGGCGCCCATCTTGGAGAGTTGAATTATTTCCAGATTATAAACTTAATCGATTAGATGAAGAAGGAGCCGAGGAAGAACCAGATACTTTAGGGTCGCAAATTCCAATATTGTTAGATGTTTTAGACGCACTCGGAATTCCATTGCTAGGTGTTGATGATTATGAAGCAGATGATTTAATGGCTACGTTTAGCGTGAAGCAGCCTGGTCCAGTAAGAATTGTTACCGGTGACCGCGATCTTTTTCAACTAGCTGATGATAAGCGCGATGTAAAAATTGTTTACTTAGCAAAGGGAATATCTAACCATGATTTAGTGGATTTAAAATGGATACAAGATAAATACCAAATTCCAGGAGATCGATATGCATTATTTGCAATGATTCGAGGTGACTCATCTGATGGGCTACCTGGTATAAAAGGAATTGGTGAGAAGGGTGCAATGGTGATTGCTAATCTTTTCAAAACAATGCCTGAAGTAATGCAAGCAGCAGCCGGTGCAGATGAAAGATTAAGTGCGAATATAAGAAAGAAATTACTCGAAAGTAGTCAATATGCTGCCATCGCACCAAAATTAGTAGGTTGTGCATTAGATGTTGCAATTCCAGAAATGGAGATATCAATGCCTATAAAGCCAAAATCTCTCGAAAAAATAATAAAACTAAAAGATGAGTTTGGTCTTGGTGCCAGTATTGATCGCATAATGAGTGCACTTAACTGGGTTTAG
- the lnt gene encoding apolipoprotein N-acyltransferase: protein MNYLYAGLAGLISSTAFAPLSFWPSAFIGLTVWYFLLIKLRLRSRIYISYVFGLGILLPVQHWTGIYVGNIPWLILCFAQAFIFTLPAFFVGKRKKFNQIAFACSFVAVELLLRTIPFTGFGWSRLSFTQVDGPLQFLYSSGGVVLVAFFIALISSAKSVLSLAIISVVIAGLSFLPRIETTNEKSSVALIQGGVVNLGLDFNSKPKEVFLRHLKQTSDSVKVGQVDLVIWPENAVDIDVNRNSEVKNLISEKSAFLATPILVGGVTRSGNNLFNQSFLFDSEIKQRYTKRYLTPFGEYLPLRVMANKISKYANKITDFKAGDRDTNFIINDATFQTLICYELINDSFRDQISSNFLIIQTNNATFGDTAQLDQQLNIARVRAIETGRFIAYVSTTGTTSFIDNRGKVVKQLPKFKSATLFGELNHVKGQTATQFLGKYFEYLAGAFLLLIVLYRKKGSR, encoded by the coding sequence ATGAATTACTTATACGCCGGCCTTGCAGGGCTGATATCATCGACAGCTTTTGCGCCGTTATCTTTTTGGCCTTCTGCATTTATTGGGCTAACGGTCTGGTATTTTCTTCTAATTAAGTTGCGTTTAAGAAGCAGAATATATATTTCATATGTTTTTGGATTAGGCATTCTCTTGCCAGTTCAGCATTGGACCGGCATATATGTTGGCAATATTCCTTGGCTAATACTTTGTTTTGCTCAGGCGTTTATCTTCACGCTCCCGGCTTTTTTTGTTGGCAAGCGTAAAAAATTTAACCAAATAGCATTTGCTTGCTCATTTGTAGCTGTTGAATTACTTCTCCGAACTATCCCTTTTACTGGATTTGGATGGTCACGGCTAAGTTTTACCCAAGTCGATGGTCCATTGCAATTTTTATACTCTAGCGGCGGTGTGGTGCTAGTTGCATTTTTTATTGCTCTGATTAGCTCAGCAAAGTCAGTATTAAGCCTTGCAATTATTTCAGTTGTTATCGCAGGACTTTCCTTCCTTCCACGGATTGAAACTACAAATGAGAAAAGCTCTGTGGCATTAATTCAAGGGGGAGTGGTAAATCTTGGATTAGATTTTAATTCGAAACCTAAGGAGGTTTTTCTTAGGCACCTAAAACAAACTTCTGATTCAGTTAAAGTCGGGCAGGTTGATCTAGTAATTTGGCCAGAAAATGCTGTAGATATTGATGTTAATAGAAATTCAGAGGTTAAGAACCTAATTAGTGAAAAATCAGCTTTCTTAGCAACGCCAATATTAGTTGGTGGAGTCACAAGGTCTGGAAATAACCTCTTTAATCAATCATTTCTATTCGATTCCGAGATTAAGCAGAGGTATACAAAGCGCTATTTAACGCCATTTGGTGAATATTTACCATTAAGAGTTATGGCTAATAAAATTTCGAAGTATGCCAATAAAATAACAGATTTTAAAGCCGGGGATAGAGATACGAATTTTATAATTAATGACGCCACATTTCAGACCTTGATTTGTTATGAACTTATAAATGATTCTTTCCGTGATCAAATTAGTTCCAATTTTCTTATTATACAAACAAATAATGCAACTTTTGGAGACACCGCTCAACTAGATCAACAATTAAACATTGCTCGAGTGAGAGCAATTGAGACTGGTCGATTTATTGCATATGTCTCAACTACTGGAACTACCTCATTTATTGATAATCGCGGAAAAGTAGTAAAGCAACTGCCAAAATTTAAGTCCGCAACACTATTTGGTGAACTAAATCATGTAAAAGGTCAAACTGCTACACAATTTCTTGGTAAGTATTTTGAGTATCTGGCAGGAGCTTTTCTCTTATTAATTGTTTTATATAGAAAAAAGGGGAGTAGATGA
- a CDS encoding polyprenol monophosphomannose synthase: MKNVLVIIPTYNESENITALLSLLDRVRNELSSRYKIDILIVDDNSPDKTIDTARSINIENISILSRSMKGGIGPAYLAGFDLGLKNDYQYFVQMDADLSHMPEQLEKLLAVASSKSLVIGTRWMPGGSVVNWPFHRRFISKLGTKYASFVLNLRYKDLTSGYRIVPRQLLEILNLNSIETKGYGFQIEVALKAHDAGFEIKQVPITFTERENGRSKMGAKIVWEAWFKVSIWGFKRITSRR, translated from the coding sequence ATGAAAAATGTTTTAGTTATCATCCCTACATATAACGAGTCAGAGAATATTACTGCTTTACTGTCCCTTCTAGACAGGGTTCGAAATGAACTTAGTAGTAGGTATAAAATTGATATATTAATTGTTGATGATAATTCTCCAGATAAAACTATAGATACTGCTCGATCTATAAATATCGAAAACATATCGATACTCAGCAGATCGATGAAAGGTGGTATTGGACCAGCTTACTTGGCAGGTTTTGATCTTGGCTTAAAAAATGATTATCAGTATTTTGTTCAAATGGATGCAGATTTAAGCCATATGCCAGAGCAACTAGAGAAGCTACTTGCAGTAGCATCAAGTAAAAGTTTAGTAATTGGAACTCGTTGGATGCCAGGTGGGTCAGTTGTTAATTGGCCATTTCATCGCCGCTTTATCTCCAAACTTGGCACTAAGTACGCTTCATTTGTTCTTAATCTTAGGTATAAAGACTTAACCTCAGGTTATCGAATAGTGCCCCGGCAGCTTTTAGAAATACTTAATCTCAATAGTATTGAAACTAAAGGTTATGGCTTTCAGATCGAAGTTGCTCTTAAGGCGCATGATGCTGGATTTGAGATTAAGCAGGTGCCAATAACCTTTACAGAACGAGAAAATGGCAGATCAAAGATGGGGGCTAAAATTGTTTGGGAGGCTTGGTTTAAGGTCAGTATTTGGGGTTTTAAGCGTATAACTAGTCGCCGATAA